A window of the Eretmochelys imbricata isolate rEreImb1 chromosome 7, rEreImb1.hap1, whole genome shotgun sequence genome harbors these coding sequences:
- the CYP26C1 gene encoding cytochrome P450 26C1, protein MLLAGISALSWLEAALTAVLALGLLLTVARHLWTLRWALSRDRGSALPLPKGSMGWPFFGETLHWLVQGSSFHSSRREKYGHVFKTHLLGKPVVRVTGAENVRKILLGEHSLVSTQWPQSTQIILGSNTLLNSTGELHRQRRKILARVFSRAALESYLPGIQKVVSWELRGWCREPGSIAVYSSAKTLTFRVAARVLLGLSLEEKQFKDLAKTFEQLVENLFSLPLNIPFSGLRKGIKARNMLHEYMEKAIMEKLQRKNSEGHGDALDFLINSAKEHGKEFTMQELKESAIELIFAAFFTTASASTSLILLLLKHPSAIEKIRQELVSHELHRQGHCLSPAVSQKNRPCIESRQGTPMVLEKERKDSDSQQRLRSTPEGTPKNQSQQPDLKAGGEAGGGFIRRPPLLKEPTLTRMTPEPASRFEVPTGPVIPGAECHCQPEMNLDKLSRLRYLDGVIKEVLRVLPPVSGGYRTALQTFELDGYQIPKGWSVMYSIRDTHETAAVYQSPPESFDPDRFGSARQEDDKGAGRFHYIPFGGGVRSCIGQELAKAILKLLAVELVRTARWELATPSFPEMQTVPIVHPVDGLQLFFHPLQPGGASTRRQGSREA, encoded by the exons ATGTTGCTGGCGGGGATCAGCGCGTTGTCCTGGCTCGAAGCTGCGCTCACCGCCgtgctggccctggggctcctccTCACCGTGGCCCGGCACTTGTGGACTCTCAggtgggctctgagcagggaccGGGGCAgcgctctgcccctccccaaagGCTCCATGGGGTGGCCGTTCTTCGGGGAGACCCTGCACTGGCTGGTCCAG GGCTCCAGCTTCCACAGCTCCCGCCGGGAGAAGTACGGCCACGTGTTCAAGACCCACCTGCTGGGCAAGCCTGTCGTCCGAGTGACCGGGGCGGAGAACGTCCGCAAGATCCTGCTGGGGGAGCACAGCCTGGTCAGCACCCAGtggccccagagcacccagaTCATCCTGGgctccaacaccctgctcaactCCACCGGCGAGCTGCACCGGCAGAGGAGGAAG ATCCTGGCTCGAGTCTTCAGCCGCGCTGCCCTGGAGAGCTACCTCCCTGGGATCCAGAAGGTCGtgagctgggagctgcggggctggtGCAGGGAGCCTGGCTCCATCGCGGTTTATTCCTCCGCTAAAACTTTGACTTTCCGCGTTGCAGCTCGGGTTCTGCTGGGCCTCAGCCTGGAAGAAAAGCAGTTTAAGGACCTGGCCAAAACTTttgagcagctggtggagaaccTGTTCTCCTTGCCCCTGAACATACCGTTCAGTGGGCTGCGCAAG GGGATCAAAGCCCGGAATATGTTACATGAGTACATGGAGAAAGCCATAATGGAAAAACTACAAAGAAAGAACTCGGAAGGTCATGGTGATGCTCTGGATTTCTTAATAAACAGTGCCAAGGAGCATGGCAAAGAATTCACCATGCAGGAGCTGAAG GAGTCAGCGATTGAGCTGATATTTGCTGCTTTCTTCACCACTGCTAGTGCCAGCACGTCTCTGATCCTTTTGCTACTGAAACACCCCTCGGCGATAGAAAAAATAAGACAGGAACTGGTGTCCCATGAATTGCATAGGCAGGGCCATTGCCTTTCGCCTGCGGTCTCCCAAAAGAACCGCCCATGTATTGAATCCCGTCAAGGTACACCGATGGTCctggagaaagaaaggaaggacagTGACTCTCAGCAGCGTCTCCGCTCCACGCCAGAAGGGACGCCGAAGAATCAAAGTCAGCAACCTGATCTAAAGGCGGGAGGAGAGGCCGGGGGTGGTTTTATCCGGCGGCCTCCTCTCCTTAAGGAGCCCACGTTAACCAGAATGACACCAGAA CCGGCCAGCAGGTTCGAGGTGCCCACAGGGCCAGTGATTCCAGGGGCAGAGTGTCATTGTCAGCCTGAGATGAACTTGGATAAGTTGAGCCGTCTGCGCTACTTGGACGGTGTGATTAAGGAGGTCCTTCGTGTGCTGCCGCCCGTTTCTGGAGGCTACAGAACTGCCCTGCAGACCTTTGAGCTGGAT GGCTACCAGATCCCCAAGGGCTGGAGCGTGATGTACAGCATCCGAGACACCCACGAGACCGCGGCCGTGTACCAGAGCCCCCCCGAGAGCTTCGACCCGGACCGGTTTGGCTCGGCCCGGCAGGAGGACGACAAGGGGGCAGGACGCTTCCATTACATCCCCTTTGGTGGTGGGGTCAGGAGCTGCATCGGCCAGGAGCTGGCCAAGGCCATCCTCAAGCTCCTGGCCGTGGAGCTGGTCCGCACGGCCCGCTGGGAGCTGGCCACCCCCAGCTTCCCCGAGATGCAGACTGTGCCCATTGTGCATCCCGTGGACGGGCTGCAGCTCTTcttccaccccctgcagcccggcggtGCCAGCACCCGCCGCCAGGGGTCCCGGGAAGCTTGA